One window of the Eriocheir sinensis breed Jianghai 21 chromosome 59, ASM2467909v1, whole genome shotgun sequence genome contains the following:
- the LOC126985564 gene encoding uncharacterized protein LOC126985564 isoform X2 — translation MTQLRSPPPPPPRSPVRPQVCAWRAGSDRGPRMLGGLLAAALLALAGLACAHPDTDATDALDVGVSKRDLEFNQYVPGYRRRGEPSCEELREMWRLSKREARRATTTNQLPRRTQHPTYGRLIPFAPEAKPYSMAIYGTQRPYLPAKGHSPSPFDKVRSLLGPGDRRNRFNQLRRMVAATRGPNQSSKGSMDNLIRIMASEGPDPRPVALALRATKDVYPLGHKPRGEPPAMSPRSMRGGSVQYSQQGFVGPLLPADSRLPSFTPWQPAAPDPSLRSCEEVQWSFCRANSDCSCAGLYRCHKGRCKVSSKHPVVEDARGSWYAGPLEAKDLGVWSKR, via the exons ATGACTCAACTTCgctcgccaccaccgccgccgccacgcagTCCTGTTCGGCCTCAG GTGTGTGCATGGCGTGCCGGCAGTGACCGGGGCCCCAGGATGCTCGGCGGTCTGCTGGCGGCTGCCCTCTTGGCCCTGGCGGGGCTGGCCTGCGCCCACCCTGACACGGACGCCACGGACGCTCTGGACGTGGGCGTCAGCAAACGTGACCTCGAGTTCAACCAGTATGTGCCGGGCTACAGGCGGCGGGGCGAGCCGTCCTGCGAGGAGCTGCGGGAGATGTGGCGGCTGAGCAAGCGGGAGGCGCGGcgggccaccaccaccaaccagcTGCCGCGCCGCACGCAGCACCCCACCTACGGCAGGCTCATCCCCTTCGCGCCCGAGGCCAAGCCATACTCCATGGCCATCTACGGCACCCAGAGGCCTTACCTCCCCGCCAAAGGCCACTCGCCCAGCCCCTTCGACAAGGTGCGCTCCCTCCTCGGCCCGGGAGACCGACGCAACAGGTTCAACCAACTGCGGCGGATGGTGGCGGCCACGCGCGGCCCCAACCAGTCCTCCAAAGGCAGCATGGACAACCTTATAAGGATCATGGCCTCCGAGGGCCCCGACCCCCGCCCCGTGGCCCTCGCCCTCCGCGCCACCAAGGACGTGTACCCGCTGGGCCACAAGCCCCGCGGCGAGCCCCCCGCCATGTCCCCCCGGAGCATGCGGGGCGGCTCCGTGCAGTACAGCCAGCAGGGCTTCGTGGGGCCGCTGCTGCCCGCCGACTCCAGACTGCCCTCCTTCACGCCCTGGCAGCCCGCCGCGCCGGACCCCTCCCTG AGGTCCTGCGAGGAGGTTCAGTGGTCGTTCTGCCGCGCCAACTCCGACTGTTCCTGCGCCGGCCTGTACCGCTGTCACAAGGGGAGGTGTAAAGTGTCCTCCAAGCATCCAG TGGTGGAGGACGCCCGGGGGTCGTGGTACGCTGGGCCCCTGGAGGCGAAGGACCTGGGCGTCTGGAGCAAGCGCTAA
- the LOC126985564 gene encoding uncharacterized protein LOC126985564 isoform X3: MLGGLLAAALLALAGLACAHPDTDATDALDVGVSKRDLEFNQYVPGYRRRGEPSCEELREMWRLSKREARRATTTNQLPRRTQHPTYGRLIPFAPEAKPYSMAIYGTQRPYLPAKGHSPSPFDKVRSLLGPGDRRNRFNQLRRMVAATRGPNQSSKGSMDNLIRIMASEGPDPRPVALALRATKDVYPLGHKPRGEPPAMSPRSMRGGSVQYSQQGFVGPLLPADSRLPSFTPWQPAAPDPSLRSCEEVQWSFCRANSDCSCAGLYRCHKGRCKVSSKHPVVEDARGSWYAGPLEAKDLGVWSKR; encoded by the exons ATGCTCGGCGGTCTGCTGGCGGCTGCCCTCTTGGCCCTGGCGGGGCTGGCCTGCGCCCACCCTGACACGGACGCCACGGACGCTCTGGACGTGGGCGTCAGCAAACGTGACCTCGAGTTCAACCAGTATGTGCCGGGCTACAGGCGGCGGGGCGAGCCGTCCTGCGAGGAGCTGCGGGAGATGTGGCGGCTGAGCAAGCGGGAGGCGCGGcgggccaccaccaccaaccagcTGCCGCGCCGCACGCAGCACCCCACCTACGGCAGGCTCATCCCCTTCGCGCCCGAGGCCAAGCCATACTCCATGGCCATCTACGGCACCCAGAGGCCTTACCTCCCCGCCAAAGGCCACTCGCCCAGCCCCTTCGACAAGGTGCGCTCCCTCCTCGGCCCGGGAGACCGACGCAACAGGTTCAACCAACTGCGGCGGATGGTGGCGGCCACGCGCGGCCCCAACCAGTCCTCCAAAGGCAGCATGGACAACCTTATAAGGATCATGGCCTCCGAGGGCCCCGACCCCCGCCCCGTGGCCCTCGCCCTCCGCGCCACCAAGGACGTGTACCCGCTGGGCCACAAGCCCCGCGGCGAGCCCCCCGCCATGTCCCCCCGGAGCATGCGGGGCGGCTCCGTGCAGTACAGCCAGCAGGGCTTCGTGGGGCCGCTGCTGCCCGCCGACTCCAGACTGCCCTCCTTCACGCCCTGGCAGCCCGCCGCGCCGGACCCCTCCCTG AGGTCCTGCGAGGAGGTTCAGTGGTCGTTCTGCCGCGCCAACTCCGACTGTTCCTGCGCCGGCCTGTACCGCTGTCACAAGGGGAGGTGTAAAGTGTCCTCCAAGCATCCAG TGGTGGAGGACGCCCGGGGGTCGTGGTACGCTGGGCCCCTGGAGGCGAAGGACCTGGGCGTCTGGAGCAAGCGCTAA